A stretch of the Vigna radiata var. radiata cultivar VC1973A chromosome 7, Vradiata_ver6, whole genome shotgun sequence genome encodes the following:
- the LOC106767345 gene encoding calcium uptake protein, mitochondrial isoform X1 has protein sequence MFSLGRKIQLSLRQNVRPFCSQSQGSTSSSSSSSSFSSFVGPTHGDERIGDFEAFLRAITSGVVVVASTLGFWYCSSLSSSGANSLQSFSDFANQDQLQQKRQNKPPRFLFNDDYRRRIFFNYEKRIRLQSPPEKVFEYFASVKSPSGQVFMTPADLMRAIVPVFPPSESNRVREGFLRGEQVPGELQCEPSEFFMLFDTNNDGLISFAEYIFFVTLLSIPESSFSVAFKMFDIDNNGEIDRQEFKKVMALMRSQNRQGANHRDGRRLRVNTSVENGGLLEYFFGKNGNSCLQHERFVQFLRQLHDEVSEFRILRLEFSHYDYNKRGSITAKDFALSLVASADVNHISKLLDRVEELNRDQQLRDLRLTFKEFQDFAELRKKLESFSLAIFSYGKVNGVLTKTDFQRAASQVCGVCITDKVVDIIFHVFDANRDGTLSVSEFVRVVQRREDIKSGSGFMGLVSCWTNCVKNCSSKKLQL, from the exons ATGTTTTCTTTGGGTAGAAAAATTCAACTTTCTCTGCGGCAAAACGTAAGGCCGTTCTGCAGCCAATCACAAGGCTCCACCTCATCAtcgtcatcttcttcttccttcagcTCCTTTGTTGGGCCCACACATGGTGACGAGAGGATCGGAGACTTTGAGGCCTTTCTTAGAGCAATTACTTCTGGGGTTGTGGTTGTTGCCTCCACCTTAGGCTTTTGGTATTGCTCCTCTTTGTCTTCTTCTGGTGCCAATTCTCTTCAGTCATTTTCTGATTTTGCCAATCAGGATCAGCTCCAACAAAAGCGTCAGAACAAACCCCCCAGGTTTCTCTTTAACG ATGACTATAGAAGAAGAATAttctttaattatgaaaaacGCATTCGCTTGCAGAGCCCTCCTGAAAAG GTTTTCGAGTACTTTGCATCTGTTAAATCCCCTAGTGGTCAAGTTTTTATGACACCTGCAGATTTGATGCGTGCCATTGTTCCCGTCTTTCCTCCTTCTGAATCAAACCGTGTTAGAGAGGGTTTTCTAAGAGGGGAGCAGGTTCCCGGGGAGTTGCAGTGTGAACCTTCAGAATTTTTTATGCTCTTTGACACTAATAATGACGGACTCATTTCCTTTGCAGA gtatatattttttgttactcTCCTCAGCATACCAGAGTCCAGCTTTTCAGTGGCTTTTAAAATGTTTGACATTGATAACAACGG TGAAATAGACAGGCAAGAATTCAAGAAAGTGATGGCCTTGATGCGATCACAAAACAGACAAGGGGCCAATCACAGAGACGGACGACGTCTTCGCGTCAATACTTCTGTAGAAAATGGGGGTCTCTTGGAGTATTTTTTCGGCAAAAATGGAAATTCATGCTTACAACATGAAAGATTTGTTCAATTCTTAAGACAGCTGCATGATGAGGTAAGTGAGTTCAGG ATCTTAAGGTTGGAGTTTTCCCATTATGACTACAATAAAAGAGGAAGCATTACAGCGAAAGATTTTGCCCTGTCCTTGGTTGCGTCTGCAGACGTCAATCACATAAGCAAACTGTTGGATAGGGTGGAAGAACTGAACAGGGACCAGCAACTAAGAGACTTAAGGCTTACATTTAAGGAGTTCCAAGATTTTGCAGAATTGCGCAAGAAGTTGGAATCCTTTTCGCTGGCCATATTCAGTTATGGAAAAGTTAATGGGGTGTTGACAAAAACTGATTTTCAGAGAGCAGCATCTCAA GTTTGTGGTGTTTGTATTACAGATAAAGTGGTTGACATAATTTTTCATGTGTTTGATGCAAACCGTGACGGAACCCTAAGTGTAAGCGAGTTTGTGAGAGTTGTACAAAGAAGGGAGGATATTAAATCAGGCTCTGGCTTCATGGGTTTAGTATCTTGCTGGACGAACTGTGTAAAGAATTGTTCATCTAAAAAGCTTCAATTATGA
- the LOC106768575 gene encoding protein NUCLEAR FUSION DEFECTIVE 4, with the protein MLRVKGGKRPPWVGLGAAVWVQICSGNGFTFPLYSHSLKSVLGFNQSQITLLGVANDIGENVGILPGLACNKFPPWLILLIGGLLSFLGFGVLWLAISKTFDCVPFIVLWLALVVATNSCAWLSTAILVTNMRNFPVSRGTVAGVLKGYSGLSAAVFTEIYSVGFHNSSPNFLLFLAIGIPALCFSTMFLVRPCTPASGEDSSENGHFLFVQGASVALGLYLLATTILDNFVPMSHTVSFVILAVMILLLLAPLAIPIKMTLCPRKASASETPEQHVGSSDFLVQDGKVDNTEPLLSSSSTSGLGSFNDVDGSAEVAMLLAEGEGAVRKKRRPKRGEDFKFTEALVKADFWLLFFVYFVGVGTGVTVLNNLAQIGIAQGMEDTTVLLSLFSFFNFVGRLGGGVVSEHFVRTKTIPRTIWMTCTQIIMIFLYLLFAYAIKGTLYPAIAVLGICYGVQFSIVIPTVSELFGLKHFGLLSNFMGLGNPLGASLFSALLAGHVYDNEAAKQHGQGLIASGVTCIGPSCFQLTFFTLAGVCVAGTLTSIILTIRIKPVYQMLYSGGSFKLPQTSGH; encoded by the exons ATGTTGAGAGTGAAGGGAGGGAAAAGGCCACCTTGGGTGGGACTTGGAGCTGCCGTCTGGGTTCAGATTTGTTCAGGAAATGGCTTCACTTTCCCTCTCTACTCTCATTCCTTGAAATCCGTTTTGGGTTTCAACCAGAGCCAGATTACTCTGCTTGGTGTTGCCAATGATATTGGTGAGAACGTTGGCATTCTTCCTGGTCTCGCCTGCAACAAGTTCCCCCCTTGGCTCATTCTTCTTATTGGTGGTCTCTTATCATTCCTTGGTTTTGGTGTTCTCTGGCTTGCTATTTCCAAAACATTTGATTGCGTTCCTTTCATTGTG CTATGGCTTGCACTTGTTGTAGCTACCAACAGCTGTGCATGGTTATCTACTGCTATTCTAGTCACCAACATGAGAAATTTCCCTGTCAGTAGAGGCACAGTTGCAGGAGTCCTCAAAGGTTATTCGGGGCTCAGTGCTGCAGTTTTTACGGAAATTTACAGTGTGGGTTTTCATAATTCTTCACCCAACTTCCTGTTGTTCCTTGCCATTGGTATTCCTGCTTTATGCTTCAGTACCATGTTTCTTGTTCGGCCTTGCACTCCGGCTTCCGGTGAAGATTCTTCTGAAAACGGTCATTTTCTGTTCGTCCAAGGTGCTAGTGTAGCCTTGGGTTTATACTTACTTGCAACAACAATACTTGACAACTTTGTCCCCATGAGTCATACAGTATCATTTGTTATTTTGGCTGTGATGATTCTCCTTCTCTTGGCTCCCCTTGCAATCCCTATAAAGATGACACTGTGCCCCAGAAAAGCATCTGCATCAGAAACACCAGAGCAACATGTTGGATCTTCCGACTTTCTGGTTCAAGATGGCAAGGTGGACAACACAGAACCCTTGCTATCATCTTCATCAACCAGTGGCCTTGGAAGTTTTAATGATGTGGATGGTTCAGCTGAGGTGGCCATGCTTCTCGCTGAGGGTGAGGGGgcagtgaggaagaagagaaggccCAAGAGAGGGGAAGATTTTAAGTTTACCGAGGCTCTCGTTAAGGCAGATTTCTGGCTactgttttttgtttattttgttgggGTTGGAACAGGGGTTACTGTTCTGAATAATTTGGCTCAGATTGGCATTGCACAAGGTATGGAAGATACCACTGTTTTGCTGTCATTATTcagctttttcaattttgtggGTCGGCTAGGTGGAGGAGTTGTTTCAGAACATTTTGTCAG GACAAAAACGATTCCAAGGACAATTTGGATGACATGCACGCagataattatgattttcttgTACCTTCTCTTTGCATATGCTATCAAGGGAACACTTTATCCTGCAATTGCAGTTCTTGGCATCTGCTATGGCGTGCAATTTTCCATAGTGATTCCGACTGTTTCAGAGCTTTTTGGGTTGAAACACTTTGGTTTGTTGAGCAACTTCATGGGTCTGGGGAATCCACTTGGCGCATCACTTTTTTCGGCTCTTCTAGCAGGACACGTATATGATAACGAGGCAGCAAAACAACATGGCCAAGGCCTCATTGCTTCAGGTGTTACATGTATTGGTCCAAGTTGTTTTCAGCTAACTTTTTTCACTCTGGCTGGTGTGTGTGTTGCGGGTACTCTCACCAGCATTATCTTGACTATAAGAATTAAGCCCGTTTACCAAATGCTTTACTCTGGGGGTTCGTTTAAGCTACCTCAAACTTCAGGCCACTAA
- the LOC106768576 gene encoding uncharacterized protein LOC106768576, with protein MPTSNLTISYPFATAPSPMDWFSWLSRTTLEPSLIYDYGLTFARNELQLEDACYFNHEFLQSMGISIAKHRLEILKLVKREGRGGGGRPKKLSGVIKKCLRKCMNKFVSRDDDDDDDHVVKGVPSLMPVSMAPPEINWYEGKVRGSSVVRKQQEGSEEAKEEKALPVPPMYRSRTIALSGPLDGSRIMHDKMVHNRALKLSGPLDGRMHERMMMINSNRSPLIPRSLDARFVATAKSPRPMPAETKSPRPPRPSDSTRPDIESPMAYSPYNKPKADFDYDDDHTLWPSLFQDLKPT; from the coding sequence ATGCCCACCTCAAACCTTACCATATCCTACCCTTTTGCCACTGCCCCATCACCCATGGACTGGTTCTCCTGGCTTTCAAGAACCACTCTTGAGCCTTCCTTAATCTATGACTACGGCCTCACCTTTGCACGCAATGAGCTTCAATTGGAAGATGCTTGCTACTTCAACCACGAGTTTCTTCAGAGCATGGGCATCTCGATTGCCAAGCACAGACTAGAAATTCTGAAGCTTGTCAAGAGggaaggaagaggaggaggtgGTCGGCCGAAGAAGCTCTCTGGGGTCATCAAGAAGTGCCTTAGGAAGTGCATGAACAAGTTTGTTTCAcgtgatgatgacgatgatgacgaTCACGTAGTGAAAGGTGTGCCCTCCTTGATGCCTGTTTCAATGGCGCCACCAGAGATTAATTGGTACGAAGGGAAAGTGAGAGGGTCATCGGTTGTGAGGAAGCAACAAGAAGGAAGCGAAGAAGCTAAGGAAGAGAAGGCTCTACCTGTGCCTCCCATGTACAGAAGCAGGACCATTGCACTTTCAGGACCGTTGGATGGCAGTAGAATCATGCATGACAAAATGGTCCACAACAGGGCCTTGAAGCTATCTGgaccacttgatggaagaaTGCATGAGAGAATGATGATGATCAACTCTAACAGAAGCCCTTTAATACCTAGGTCTCTCGATGCTAGATTTGTAGCCACAGCAAAGAGTCCAAGACCCATGCCGGCGGAGACCAAAAGCCCAAGACCTCCAAGGCCTTCGGATTCAACAAGGCCCGACATTGAAAGCCCAATGGCATACAGTCCTTATAACAAGCCCAAAGCCGATTTTGATTATGACGATGATCACACACTCTGGCCTTCACTGTTTCAAGATCTGAAACCGACTTGA
- the LOC106767345 gene encoding calcium uptake protein, mitochondrial isoform X2, with protein MFSLGRKIQLSLRQNVRPFCSQSQGSTSSSSSSSSFSSFVGPTHGDERIGDFEAFLRAITSGVVVVASTLGFWYCSSLSSSGANSLQSFSDFANQDQLQQKRQNKPPRFLFNDDYRRRIFFNYEKRIRLQSPPEKVFEYFASVKSPSGQVFMTPADLMRAIVPVFPPSESNRVREGFLRGEQVPGELQCEPSEFFMLFDTNNDGLISFAEYIFFVTLLSIPESSFSVAFKMFDIDNNGEIDRQEFKKVMALMRSQNRQGANHRDGRRLRVNTSVENGGLLEYFFGKNGNSCLQHERFVQFLRQLHDEILRLEFSHYDYNKRGSITAKDFALSLVASADVNHISKLLDRVEELNRDQQLRDLRLTFKEFQDFAELRKKLESFSLAIFSYGKVNGVLTKTDFQRAASQVCGVCITDKVVDIIFHVFDANRDGTLSVSEFVRVVQRREDIKSGSGFMGLVSCWTNCVKNCSSKKLQL; from the exons ATGTTTTCTTTGGGTAGAAAAATTCAACTTTCTCTGCGGCAAAACGTAAGGCCGTTCTGCAGCCAATCACAAGGCTCCACCTCATCAtcgtcatcttcttcttccttcagcTCCTTTGTTGGGCCCACACATGGTGACGAGAGGATCGGAGACTTTGAGGCCTTTCTTAGAGCAATTACTTCTGGGGTTGTGGTTGTTGCCTCCACCTTAGGCTTTTGGTATTGCTCCTCTTTGTCTTCTTCTGGTGCCAATTCTCTTCAGTCATTTTCTGATTTTGCCAATCAGGATCAGCTCCAACAAAAGCGTCAGAACAAACCCCCCAGGTTTCTCTTTAACG ATGACTATAGAAGAAGAATAttctttaattatgaaaaacGCATTCGCTTGCAGAGCCCTCCTGAAAAG GTTTTCGAGTACTTTGCATCTGTTAAATCCCCTAGTGGTCAAGTTTTTATGACACCTGCAGATTTGATGCGTGCCATTGTTCCCGTCTTTCCTCCTTCTGAATCAAACCGTGTTAGAGAGGGTTTTCTAAGAGGGGAGCAGGTTCCCGGGGAGTTGCAGTGTGAACCTTCAGAATTTTTTATGCTCTTTGACACTAATAATGACGGACTCATTTCCTTTGCAGA gtatatattttttgttactcTCCTCAGCATACCAGAGTCCAGCTTTTCAGTGGCTTTTAAAATGTTTGACATTGATAACAACGG TGAAATAGACAGGCAAGAATTCAAGAAAGTGATGGCCTTGATGCGATCACAAAACAGACAAGGGGCCAATCACAGAGACGGACGACGTCTTCGCGTCAATACTTCTGTAGAAAATGGGGGTCTCTTGGAGTATTTTTTCGGCAAAAATGGAAATTCATGCTTACAACATGAAAGATTTGTTCAATTCTTAAGACAGCTGCATGATGAG ATCTTAAGGTTGGAGTTTTCCCATTATGACTACAATAAAAGAGGAAGCATTACAGCGAAAGATTTTGCCCTGTCCTTGGTTGCGTCTGCAGACGTCAATCACATAAGCAAACTGTTGGATAGGGTGGAAGAACTGAACAGGGACCAGCAACTAAGAGACTTAAGGCTTACATTTAAGGAGTTCCAAGATTTTGCAGAATTGCGCAAGAAGTTGGAATCCTTTTCGCTGGCCATATTCAGTTATGGAAAAGTTAATGGGGTGTTGACAAAAACTGATTTTCAGAGAGCAGCATCTCAA GTTTGTGGTGTTTGTATTACAGATAAAGTGGTTGACATAATTTTTCATGTGTTTGATGCAAACCGTGACGGAACCCTAAGTGTAAGCGAGTTTGTGAGAGTTGTACAAAGAAGGGAGGATATTAAATCAGGCTCTGGCTTCATGGGTTTAGTATCTTGCTGGACGAACTGTGTAAAGAATTGTTCATCTAAAAAGCTTCAATTATGA
- the LOC106767408 gene encoding protein ALP1-like yields the protein MAKKRKAKRALNVKHHHQNQNQNVAALIAQVTHTAHSFLSRNDLLLLPSQSLRLESLISSLISLSPQPKPSPLLSPPHRDCWFRRFCSLSDSRWLNAFRMSKPSFSHLLHLLTPSLAPSFPHIAPDCVLAAALFRLAHAAPYAAIARRFGIAPSEACRAFFAVCKAVVDNLGHLFELRTGSERVVVGFGLSSLPNCFGVLGLARFRIDDSLLGQNGCLMVQALVDSEGRFLDVSAGWPSTMNPETILRESKIYHEVEESKELLNGPCYNLHDGNLIPQYILGEPCFPLLPWLLTPYNRVNEEDSFGSAERAFNCAHGNAMELVGNAFGGLRARWQLLATSRKWKLECIEHLPFVVVAGCLLHNFVVKCNEKMSDEGVGKGCLEKEEGFPAFDGVGDENAVRVRDALAMHLSRMSSRK from the coding sequence ATGGCCAAAAAGCGGAAGGCGAAGAGAGCCCTGAACGTAAAACACCACcatcaaaaccaaaaccaaaacgtCGCCGCTTTAATCGCACAAGTCACTCACACGGCACACTCTTTTCTATCCCGCAACGACCTTCTTCTCCTCCCTTCCCAATCCCTCCGTCTCGAATCCCTAATCTCATCCCTCATTTCCCTCTCTCCACAACCCAAACCCTCACCCCTTCTCTCTCCGCCACACCGCGACTGCTGGTTCCGCCGCTTCTGCTCCCTCTCCGATTCCCGATGGCTCAATGCCTTCCGCATGTCCAAGCCCTCCTTTTCCCacctcctccacctcctcaCCCCCTCCCTTGCCCCCTCATTCCCCCACATCGCCCCCGACTGCGTTCTCGCCGCCGCCCTCTTCCGCCTAGCCCACGCCGCCCCCTACGCCGCCATCGCCCGACGCTTCGGTATCGCGCCGTCGGAGGCCTGCCGCGCCTTTTTTGCCGTCTGCAAGGCAGTCGTCGACAACTTGGGACACCTCTTCGAGCTCCGCACCGGTTCCGAGAGGGTTGTGGTGGGTTTCGGCTTGAGTTCTCTCCCCAATTGTTTCGGGGTTTTGGGGCTGGCTAGGTTCAGAATTGATGATTCGTTGTTGGGTCAAAATGGGTGCTTGATGGTTCAAGCGTTGGTGGATTCCGAAGGGAGGTTCTTGGATGTCTCGGCTGGGTGGCCAAGTACCATGAATCCCGAAACCATTTTGCGTGAGAGTAAGATTTATCACGAGGTTGAAGAATCCAAGGAATTGTTGAATGGACCGTGTTATAATCTCCACGACGGTAATTTGATTCCTCAGTATATTCTGGGAGAACCTTGTTTTCCCCTTTTGCCGTGGCTTTTGACGCCTTATAACAGAGTGAATGAGGAGGATAGTTTTGGCTCGGCGGAGAGGGCTTTCAATTGTGCTCATGGTAATGCAATGGAGTTGGTTGGTAATGCCTTTGGGGGGCTTCGTGCCAGGTGGCAGCTTCTGGCAACATCGAGGAAGTGGAAGCTAGAGTGTATTGAGCATTTGCCGTTTGTGGTTGTTGCTGGCTGTCTGTTGCATAATTTTGTTGTCAAGTGCAATGAGAAAATGTCAGATGAAGGGGTGGGAAAGGGTTGCTTGGAAAAGGAAGAGGGATTTCCTGCTTTTGATGGGGTGGGGGACGAGAATGCAGTGAGGGTGAGGGATGCACTTGCTATGCATTTGAGTAGGATGAGTTCcagaaaatga